Below is a genomic region from Spirosoma radiotolerans.
AAGGGCGTACGCTTTTGTCTTGCTTTACTCAGTAGCATTTAGGTAGCCCCGGCTTTTCAGGCTGGGGCTGTTTTTATTAGATGCCTCTTTTTGACCGTAGTTTATACAATTGACTAACGAACGATCCAATGCGCTATTTCTTCCTCTCCTGTTTATTCGTTGGCGCTATGCTGACGAGTTGGGCTCAATCAAACCAAATTCAGCTTACACACAATGAAGCCCAGAAGAAGGTAACTGTCACCGTAGATGGGAAGCCCTTTACCGCCTATATTTATCCGGGCCCAACGGTTCTGAAGAAACCCGTTCTGTACCCAATTCTTTCTGCTGGTGGGAATTTTATAACCCGTGGCTGGCCGCTGGACCCCCGGCCCGGTGAGCGCATTGACCACCCGCACCATGTGGGTATGTGGTTCAACTATGGCGACGTAAACGGGCATGATTTCTGGAACAACTCCATCGAAGTAGGTCCCGAGCACAAAGGTCCTTTTGGCACCATTGTACATACGGGGGTAAAATCCATGAAAAGTGGTAAAGACAAAGCTGAACTGGTGGTTACCGCCGACTGGCTCGACAAAGACGGCAAGGTCATGCTTCAGGAAACAACCACTTATCAGTTTGGCGCAGGTGCCGACAAGCGGATTATTGACCGGATTACCACTTTAAAAGCCGCTGACAAAGAAGTAGTTTTCAAAGACAACAAAGAAGGGCTGATTGCCTTGCGCCTTGCCCGCCAGCTCGAACAGCCATCTACCAAACCAGAAGTCTTTACCGATGCACAGGGAGTTGCTACGAAAGTACCAGTTCTGGACAATGCCGGGGTAACGGGCATGTACCGCACCAGCGAGGGAGTAGAAGGTGATGCGGTCTGGGGAACCCGTGCTCCATGGACGAAGCTCACCGGCACGGTTGGTACTGAAGCGGTATCCCTGGTGTTAATGGACAATCCCAATAATATTGGCTATCCGACCTACTGGCATGCCAGAGGATATGGCTTATTTGCGGCCAATCCGCTAGGGCCGTCTATCTTCAGCAATGGAAAAGCCGCTGCCATGAACTACACGCTACCGGCGAGACAATCGGTTACCTTTCGCTATCGATTGCTGATTCAATCCGGTAACTTGTCGGATGTCGCTTTGAAGCAGTTGATGAAATAACTGAAGCAGTTGACAACGTAATTGGCCCTCTTATAATGCGTTACTTATCTTTGGCATATTATTTGATTGAGGGTAACCAAGTACACCAAATCGTACTGCTCGTATGACCCGAATCCTGTTTTGTAACTTTATTGCGTCAAAATATACATTTTTTGTTGCTGGTATCCTTTTATCAGGCTTGCTCAATGCGCAGCCTCATACGCCAACTACGAGCGGCTTAAAAGTTTATTCCCCGCTAAGAAGAGCGGTAGATGGACTTCAGACCATAGAGAACGGACAGATTAGAGTGGGGGTCAACGCTAACTATGGTGGTGCTATTACGTACCTGGCCTTTCTCGACAATCATGGCGGGCTGGTAAGCACCAACAACATGGTCAATAATCCCGATCTTGGTCGTCAAGTGCAGATTGCGCTTTATAGTGGGCCTGCTAATTATTCAGAGAAATCAACGACAGGCTGGTCCAATCTTGGTTGGGACCCTATTCAGGCTGGCGATTCGCATGGAAATGTATCCCAAGTCGTCACGCTCGAAAAGCAGCAGAATCAATTATACGTAAAAACGATCCCCAAACAGTTCGCCTTAAACAATGAACCAGGTGAAGCCACCATTGAACACTGGATTCGTTTGGAGGGGAATGTAGTGAAGGTTCATGCTAAAGTAGTCATGAACCGTTCCGACAAAACGCAGTATGAGGCTCGTCAGCAGGAGTTTCCCTGTGCTTATCTGAATGGTGATTACCACAATATGTGGTTTTATAAGGATAATTCGCCATATACAAATGGATCCCTGCATCTGGAACGTATACAGCCTCCGAGTACGACAATCTTTGGCGATGTATTTCCAACAGAGCCCTGGATGGCCTCTGTCAATGACAAT
It encodes:
- a CDS encoding DUF6807 domain-containing protein; the encoded protein is MRYFFLSCLFVGAMLTSWAQSNQIQLTHNEAQKKVTVTVDGKPFTAYIYPGPTVLKKPVLYPILSAGGNFITRGWPLDPRPGERIDHPHHVGMWFNYGDVNGHDFWNNSIEVGPEHKGPFGTIVHTGVKSMKSGKDKAELVVTADWLDKDGKVMLQETTTYQFGAGADKRIIDRITTLKAADKEVVFKDNKEGLIALRLARQLEQPSTKPEVFTDAQGVATKVPVLDNAGVTGMYRTSEGVEGDAVWGTRAPWTKLTGTVGTEAVSLVLMDNPNNIGYPTYWHARGYGLFAANPLGPSIFSNGKAAAMNYTLPARQSVTFRYRLLIQSGNLSDVALKQLMK